Below is a window of Planococcus rifietoensis DNA.
CATCGATTATAAATTGACGGATCTGATTTTCGAATTGAACCATGTCGCAGGCAAACATGGCGTCGGCAGAATCGACCATGTGGAAAACAGACTGGTCGGCATCAAATCGCGTGAAATCTATGAAGCGCCAGCAGCGATGACTTTGATCGCCGCGCATAAAGAACTTGAAGATATCACTTTGGTAAAAGAAATGGCTCATTTCAAGCCGGTCATCGAGAAGAAAATGACGGAATTGATCTACGAAGGGCTATGGTTCTCTCCACTGCGTGTCGCACTTGAAGCGTTCTTAAAAGAAACGCAGGAGTTCGTCAATGGCACAGTCCGTGTCAAACTGTTCAAAGGCCATGCCATCACGGAAGGGCGTAAGTCACCAAACTCCTTGTACAGCGAAGAACTGGCGACGTATTCAACAGACGATACGTTCAACCACGAGTCTGCAGTCGGATTCATCGAGCTATGGGGCTTGCCGACAGTCGTCAACTCTAAAATCAACAAGAAAGAAGTTGCGGTCACGGCACAAGTCAAAGAGGAGGTACAGCTATGACCAAACTGTGGGGCGGTCGTTTCCAAAAGACAGCTGAACAGTGGGTCGACGAGTTCGGGGCTTCCATTTCCTTTGACCAGAAACTAGTGCTCGAGGATCTCCAGGGCAGCATGGCGCATGTCACCATGCTGTCTTCCTGCAAGATCCTGCCGCAGCAAGACGCTGACTTGATCTTGTCAGGGCTTCAGACGCTGCAGCAAAAAGCGGAGAATGGAGAACTCGAGTACAGCGTATCGAACGAAGACATCCACTTGAATTTAGAAAAACTCCTGATTGATGAGATCGGCCCTGTCGGTGGCAAACTCCATACCGGCAGAAGCCGCAACGACCAGGTAGCGACGGATATGCATCTGTATCTGAAAAACCGCGTGACGGAAATCATCGAGCTGATCGAAGCCTTCCAGTCGGCAATCGTCGAGCAGGCAGAAACGCATGTTGAGACGGTCGTACCGGGGTATACGCATCTTCAGCGCGCGCAGCCGATTTCATTCGGCCATCATCTGATGACCTATTTCTGGATGCTGCAGCGCGATAAAGAACGTATGCAGGAATCCTTAAAGCGCATCGATGTGTCGCCTTTAGGAGCAGGAGCGATGTCCGGGACGAGTTTCCCGATCGACCGCGAACTGTCCGCTGAACTGCTTGGCTTCTCAGGCGTCTACCAAAACAGCCTGGATGCCGTCAGCGACCGTGACTTTATCCTGGAATTCCTCAGCAACTCATCGATGCTTATGATGCACTTATCACGCTTTGCAGAGGAGATCATCCTTTGGTCGAGCGAAGAGTTCCGTTTCATCGAACTTGACGATACCTTCTCGACAGGCTCGAGCATCATGCCGCAAAAGAAAAATCCGGATATGGCGGAACTTGTCCGCGGCAAGACAGGACGCGTCTATGGCAATCTATTCGGCTTGCTGACGACTTTGAAAGGCTTGCCGCTTGCCTATAATAAAGACATGCAGGAAGACAAAGAAGGAATGTTCGACACGGTCCATACCTTGATGGGATCTTTGCCGATCTTTGAAGGGATGATCCGGACGATGAATGTCAACACCGCCTCTATGGAAAAAGCGGTGAACTCCGACTTCTCGAATGCCACGGAGCTCGCGGATTATTTGGCGGCGAAAGGCATGCCGTTCCGCGAAGCGCACGATGTCACCGGCAAGCTGGTCTTCACGTGCATACAGCGCGGCTATTATTTGAAAGACCTGCCGCTTGAGGATCTCCAGGCAGCCAGCCCGCTCATTGAAGACGATATTTACGAAACCTTGCTTCCGCAGACGGCCGTCAAACGCCGCAACTCACTAGGTGGCACAGGATTTGATCAAGTACATCATCAATTGGGACTAGCCAAGAAACTCATCGGGTGATCATTAGTCCATTTATATGCGCGCTTGTTCTGTTCGGTACAACAGGCAAGTTACTTGCGCCCGGCTCTCTTCCCCCTAAAGAGAGCCGGTTTTTTTATGGCGTTATGGCGCTTTGCGTGTATCCTTAACATATAGGGCGAAAGCGTGAAGATTACGGAAATGTCCATAAAGATTTCACAGGCAATTTGGCGGTTTTTGCGCACTATCTCTGATAAGATAGAGTTCGTGAGAGAGAGGAGCGTGTTCGAATGGCAACCGATATTAATTTACTTTTGGCTTTCGGTGCCGGATTCTTGAGTTTCATCTCGCCATGTACATTGCCTTTGTATCCTGCCTTTTTATCTTATATTACAGGCATGACCATGGATGAGATTAAAAATGACCGAAAAGTAATGCAGCGCCGTGGAATGTTCCATACTTTATTTTTCCTATTGGGCTTTTCCACCATTTTCATCGCGTTGGGCTTCAGCACATCATTCTTTTATGAATGGTTCGTGCGCTACGATGAATTGATTCGCCAAGTGGGCGCATTGTTCATCATCATTTTCGGGCTGATGATCGTCGGTGTCTTTACGCCGAAATTCTTGATGCAAGACCGCAAGTTCTCGTTCAAGAACCGGCCTTCCGGATTTTTAGGCACTTTCGTTATCGGCCTTGCGTTTGCGGCTGGCTGGACGCCATGCACCGGGCCGATCACAGCGGCGATTTATGCGCTCGCTGCGGCCAACCCCGGATCAGGCATCTGGTATATGCTCGCATACGTCCTCGGCTTTGCGATTCCATTTTTCGTTTTGTCGTTTTTCGTTACCCGTCTCGGCTGGCTGCGCAAGCATCACAGCACGATTATGAAAGTCGGCGGATTCGTCATGATTGCGGTAGGAATCTTGCTGTTCTTTGACGGCATGACGTACATCATCCGTATTTTGAGCCCGATTTTCGGGGATTTCCAAGGATTCTAAAAAGTAGGTGACGAGATGGAAACCATTTCTTCAATGGATCAATTCCAACAGAAAATAGAAAGCAGCGAATCGTTTCTGCTATTCGTCAAAACCGACCATTGTTCAGTATGCGAAGGGCTGAAGCCGCAAGTCGAGGGATTGGAGCCGAATGCATCTATTCCATTCTACTTGGTGAATGCAGCGCGTGTTCCGGAAATCGCCGGGCAGTTGATGCTGTTTACGGCGCCTGTGGTCATCCTTTTCAAGCAAGGGAAAGAACAGCTGCGCTTTGCCCGTTTCGTGCGCATGGATGAGTTGGAGAGCCGCCTCGGCGAATTGGAGGCAGAATTGAATGGATGAATTATTCAATAGCATCCCGCCAGCCATTTTCTTGGCCGTGACGACCATCGGCGCGCTCGTCATGGGTACGCTCGCTATCATTGTCCGATCAAAATCGGCAAAAAAGCCGGCATCGGTCAAAAAGATCATTTTGCCGCCTTTGTTCATGTCGACCGGAGCTTTGATGTTCATTTTCCCGTTTTTCCGGGTAGCGCCGCTGCAAATTGCTGAAGCGCTGCTCGTCGGGGCTTTGTTTTCGATCATCCTGATCCGCACGTCGAAGTTCGAAGTGCGTGATGGGGAAATCTATTTAAAGCGCTCAAAAGCTTTCGTCTTCATCTTGCTCGGGTTACTGCTCGTGCGCTTGCTGGCGAAAGTCATCCTTAGCTCGTCGATTGACGTCGGGGAGCTAGGCGGCATGTTCTGGCTGCTCGCTTTTGGCATGCTTGTGCCGTGGCGTCTTGCGATGCTGCGCAAATACCAATTGATTGCAGGACAAAAAAAACGCTGTTCCCGAATAGGGAGCAGCGTTTTTTTGTGGTTATTGTTCGAAATATTGCTCATATGGCGTGACATCGATTTCGAGTTCGGCCATTTTTTTGCGCAAAAATTTGTGGTCGCGTTTTGGCGTCGCTTGGATATAGCCGCGGATAATGTGTTGCATTTCCATTTTCTTGGCTTTTTCCTCCAGCAGGATCTCGCCGATGCGTCCTGCGATTTTCTGTTTCGCTACCGGTCGGAATAGGTCCGGTACCGGTTGGACGAGTTCGTTCAATAGCTCTTTTTCTTCGGCTCCCCATAGGTGGATCGTTTTTTCTACGTAGTATTCTTCCCAGTTCAGATCCGACAGACCATCTTCTTTTGGCATCGATTTCAGGAATTTCCGGAACATAAAATAGCCGCCGATCGCGAACAGTCCGACCAACACAACGACCCAGAATAATATGAACCATAAAAACCAGCCTTCTAATTCCACTTCGTCTCACCTCAATCATTCTCTATACCATTATAGAAGCCCACGAAAAAAAATTCACCTGAAATGTATCCTTTTTTCGTGTTTATGTCTATATAGCGAATGAAAGGGGGTGAGCAATATGGCATTCAGCGATTTTAAGAACGCAAGCATGCGCTTGACGTTTGAC
It encodes the following:
- the argH gene encoding argininosuccinate lyase codes for the protein MTKLWGGRFQKTAEQWVDEFGASISFDQKLVLEDLQGSMAHVTMLSSCKILPQQDADLILSGLQTLQQKAENGELEYSVSNEDIHLNLEKLLIDEIGPVGGKLHTGRSRNDQVATDMHLYLKNRVTEIIELIEAFQSAIVEQAETHVETVVPGYTHLQRAQPISFGHHLMTYFWMLQRDKERMQESLKRIDVSPLGAGAMSGTSFPIDRELSAELLGFSGVYQNSLDAVSDRDFILEFLSNSSMLMMHLSRFAEEIILWSSEEFRFIELDDTFSTGSSIMPQKKNPDMAELVRGKTGRVYGNLFGLLTTLKGLPLAYNKDMQEDKEGMFDTVHTLMGSLPIFEGMIRTMNVNTASMEKAVNSDFSNATELADYLAAKGMPFREAHDVTGKLVFTCIQRGYYLKDLPLEDLQAASPLIEDDIYETLLPQTAVKRRNSLGGTGFDQVHHQLGLAKKLIG
- a CDS encoding cytochrome c biogenesis CcdA family protein, with protein sequence MATDINLLLAFGAGFLSFISPCTLPLYPAFLSYITGMTMDEIKNDRKVMQRRGMFHTLFFLLGFSTIFIALGFSTSFFYEWFVRYDELIRQVGALFIIIFGLMIVGVFTPKFLMQDRKFSFKNRPSGFLGTFVIGLAFAAGWTPCTGPITAAIYALAAANPGSGIWYMLAYVLGFAIPFFVLSFFVTRLGWLRKHHSTIMKVGGFVMIAVGILLFFDGMTYIIRILSPIFGDFQGF
- a CDS encoding thioredoxin family protein translates to METISSMDQFQQKIESSESFLLFVKTDHCSVCEGLKPQVEGLEPNASIPFYLVNAARVPEIAGQLMLFTAPVVILFKQGKEQLRFARFVRMDELESRLGELEAELNG
- a CDS encoding DUF2621 domain-containing protein, which produces MELEGWFLWFILFWVVVLVGLFAIGGYFMFRKFLKSMPKEDGLSDLNWEEYYVEKTIHLWGAEEKELLNELVQPVPDLFRPVAKQKIAGRIGEILLEEKAKKMEMQHIIRGYIQATPKRDHKFLRKKMAELEIDVTPYEQYFEQ